Genomic DNA from Solanum dulcamara chromosome 4, daSolDulc1.2, whole genome shotgun sequence:
tcggattacatgagctcttaaagtaagacgagattacaaacccgcgaggaagggaaaaagacgacgcgtagaagccaatggagaagcgacacgtggcagcacctcaagcaagcaggtgatgcacctacttagggtcaagtaggtgatgcaggtgcttgggggaggtggaccccgctgccacgtgtcagcccctaattggcagcatgacacggtggccaatcatggcttgacacgtgtcatccttaggggctgacacgtgtcaccccttgggaccacccatataagtgatatgtatctcaaacttcagcttgttcatcaaaatttccagcagcaacgtgaacaaaaaaaaacctaaagctaaggagagaaaattgcgacggctttgggagcaaaataggtaagtcccgttttcgttctgtaaattaattaattagcgtataatacaatgatatggaagtattagtagtataaaattaggattttgtgcagcaaaaatcagacagcaagctgccacaacgattcagcacgtaaataaaattccgaggcgcgattttggcaagttttagtcaatttcgggaaaggtaagttcttcccctctaatttgaattttatgaggttatattagggtgtattacacaccttagtatcttctggaagttggggaaaaggtttgaaaagttcaacgttcggaataaacgaatttggaatcgctatagttaagttgttgtcgaaataaggtgttgtacgcgtaggggctgatgctggttgtgttgtggcgtgttgcagggtataaaagttatctaaattaggtgtgggagctgctgttttcagccacatgaccctccgctttgcaattaaagaattcgtgaaagaaagattaaagactctagttttggtatcttagtttcgagttaattgtcgggggtttatattgtgtaattttagtcataatatgtatatgtatgggttggtggttgcattgttggttggcagcaggtgctaaggacatgtttgggaattcggatagggcacattataggggatgtgctgcctaattttcggtaacatcctaactagttaaggaactagccgagaaggcgagcgaagggatgaatgttatgaatactcgtgggtagtctaagttgctgaaaagtccaaggttgttaatacttacattacttccatgttaaataggttttgaggacaatgatgtggacgtgattacgAGAaatccatacaaggtatgtgaagctttcctttggcgtgattttggaatagatatgtagaactattcttcttttcttttggcatgtcttagatataagttatgaatgatatgtatacgatatttgggattcaatccattcgtaaagacCTGAGTatgtcgagactcttgtttacttcttggtattagaacttctgcaatagctgagtcattgactttttgtcttctatgtgatgaaaactagtacatgtaaagcctatttcttctttcctttggaatggcttaaatttaagtgaaatggtatatgatataggtttagaggtaattccatttatgagctctaattgtaactcgtgacttgtagtcactcctgaacattaagagtctgaaagtagtcaaactactattctcgatcctgctatataatgaatagaaagtagaggtaccagctcctctttttagaggttCTGAAaagataaatgccgttgattgcatgagttgagtctttgactagataaattgtttttctgattgcatagactatatttctgattgcatgaattatgtggcattattttgatgcatgtttgtgatccctgaaaccccaactgatataagccctaatgacatctaaagagatacctcggataattactcccccagtcttcaggtgacggtacacttgactgtttcatcgagtcttagataatgacttagttgcatatggtttctcactactctactcgtgcatactgtaacccatccttcctcgagtcccatgataggccgggatatgttatcgtgcacagtgttactgcttctttcaccgcgtcccgggctggatgtgtatagttccacgcacgaggagacgatgccgaatgtgaggtgtgatatatgttaaatgttatgacgatacgattattcaccgagtcccgggccggcagtaatatgatagtatatgtggtgaaataaggaaggaacaacgagtccctccttagagggccgggtacatatgtatattatgatggtacgctatagacgtacaccactccattcaccgagtccctcactaaagggccagatactttatgtaggcatgcatataagattaaagcaatacattgtgaccctgagccccgtagtgaaccaggtataatacgatgatatacatgataagatgatgccgtatacaatggtatgataccgtatacgatgatatgatgaaatgaaatgcattatgacacgatgatttgtgattatgaagtaatgataatgacactgagttcacttgagggccgggcacagtatatgatggtgtataggatcacatgtcctaaggtgcaggtacagtaaattgttaattgttatacttatcccctgcatccctatttcagttatgatctcagttacgatgtgttatgctttacatactcagtacatatatcgtactgacaccccttttctcgggggggctgcgtttcatgcccgcaggtacagatgtttattctggagatccatcagcgtaggagttcctcttagctatgtcggaagtgcttcactgttctggagcctaaattttgatgctggtcacttaatgtatatatttgtacattcaggggtacggcgggggccttgtcccgccatatgttgctgttactattcttagaggtctgtagaaatatgtatatgtgggttgtttgtgagttagtttcgatgttgcctattcgatatattgggaatgtttttgttatagcagccttgtcggctcgcgtgccctttcatgatatgatacaaatgaaagaggctacatgtacatgaaaaagttttaaactattggggtttttgtatatagtatcacatcacacacggttcaacttaagtgtagttgataaatacacatgagagggtccaggtcggaactcAGTTggggcctacggggttgggtcgtgacagttagagatcccttatgatagtaaaacacatctaatactcttaaaatacttagaaattgatcctaactcatatatacaactaaaagtcGATGATTTCGATCCTATATGCCTAAAAAGAATGGTTCGAATCctggcatagaaatttttgagatgttacaatatctcccccttaggaacattcgtcctcgaatgataatGACTAACATAAAAAGGAAATTGCATGAGGACTAGCAACACAACATATATAcgatgacacttgaaatgcatcaaaaatgaaatctctatactttagcataaatcataactttaaaattcaacttcatgaaaatGAATGCACATGAGGACTTAGGAAAACTGAAAAATAGGACCCTTAAACACTTGAGCATGGATAACTTAGTGCCTTAGGCTTTAGTAGAGTGAAAAATATGAGGGTAACATTTCATTATATCCGTTttcacttcccatgtagcgctttcaacttgttgatttctccaaatgACTTCGACGGATGGAACTTCCcttttcctcaatctcttgacatGCCGGTCTAGCATTTTTAATCGAAACCTTTTCATAGGTTaaatcatcatcaacattcacTATCTACAAAGGCACAATAGAACTTGGATTTTCCAAGCATTTTCtaaacatagacacatggaataccgaaTGAATCAGGGCAAACTCCAATGACAAATcaaattcataggccaccttaccaaaaAGCCTTAGGATCctatacctctataggaaaatctATCCCGGGAGTATTACCCCTTACTTCCATATTCCATAAACCTTGAGACCTAATAACGAAACACCCAATACATCGTATtcacccacatgccatcaataccacattcaagtCTAGTTCTATAACTATTCTAATACACTCATTTGAAACCCTTAACGAGaggtcatcaatagcctactaccatcacccGTATACCTACAACCACgtattcaagcctaccattttaACCACTTTATGACTCCCTTGAATTCCTAAtcatttaagaattttcatgcctACCTTAACATCTCTATATCCATATTTTCATTAACTCCTACCAAGAGGACactaatatactcttacctatctattgcacacaacAAGATCCCGTCTATCTCTTACTGTACGTCCATAACATTAATTGGAATAAGCATATTTCAATCATCATAATACGGAACACCTACTCCTTCTTTATCTATCATGACTCTTCTAatatcatcaaccttagaacacataactgaccttgataactaggtactctatctccccctttagACCCAATTTGCACCACCATAGTCGGAACCACTCAACCTCACACCCAATATAGCCAATCGATGAACATCCCttacaactccctcttcctttcaccaacatgagccacactccccataaaCACCCTACTAAGTGCACCGGCCACACATTAGCCTCACCCGGATGAGAatacacactcatgtcataaaacTTATTAGCTATGAGAGTCGACTCAAGAAAAGGACTTTCAGAGTTGACatctctaaccctcacaatatgataATTGCAATCattagaaatcaatttttgggccttaagaaaGGAAATGGAATTTCCCTTtactaccgaatcatgacccttccattcaagaataacatcaaaatctaccatgtcaagctcattgatatcacaaggaacaactttttGCAAGATAAAtacgggacaacccttatagattttttttcttgcaataatcgactcaccaatgggggtagacacaaACTAGTGTTCTAATAATATCTTGGGATAtaaatcaaacctattagcaagaaatgcagcaacaacaacaaattgGCATCGGGTCTAACAATGAATACGctaaaaaatcaaaaacctttaaCTTACCAATCCCAACATCGGGAGAATACTCTAACTCCTGATGAATCTAAAAGGCATATGATCTTTCTTGGTACCGACCACCATCCGATGTAGTAGCACTTTGATCAGGATGACCTATAGTCTGGGCCAGACCCTGAGGTCTAGTACCACTCCTACACTCCCTTACATAATTACCCGGCTTTCCACACCTATAGCAAGCATCCAACTCCACTAAGCACTCTCCTCTATAGTTTTTACCATACTTGAAACACTTGGAAATAGTAGATATTCTAAAACTACCACCAGGATAGGATTGAGAAGCTCTACTTTTACCTCGAGCATTCTTGGACTACCTCCTTTTTCTAGATGCCACTGGACAGTCCTTCTCCTTATGTCCACTTTTTCCATAACTATAACAACTACCTGGGTCGTACAGGCACTCCTCTAGATTGTGTTTACCACACTTACCACATGAGAGGAAGGAATTTTCCTTGCCATCACCTTTCCTAGAACAACGACTAGATGTCTCTCTATTTGAGATCTTCTGATGGTTAAAGTCATTATCTCCAATATTACTCCCCCTTTTCACacatttccttttcttaacaTTCGTGTTCACTGGAGTTACTTTGTGTTTATTCAATTGAGTGGTCACAGCTCCAACCAACCACATGAGGTAATAATGAATCTTCGAATTAGAGATATCGACATTTGATGATGGGTTATCAGGAATGGAACGGCTATTATCTCGACCCATCTTCTGATTGCTTTTTTCTTGATGAGATATATTCTGAAACATCTAGGGCACGAGTCATAAACAATTCTTATAgggttcaactctatcgcatgatgaGATCATAAAATAAGTAATGCTTTTCCTAAAACGTCTCAcagcctcctattcatatatgtggtgcgcttcacaccaatgaacaagactctactcgatgtggtatgttggactccaatgACCATTTCGAATTCTcgagctctaataccaagtttttcatgacctaGGGCATAAACGTGACACAGCGAATGAGatacccagaggtacctcacccaagactCTTTGCAtttattaagcatttcattggtaatgataaaaaatcaagcaaaaaacaaaagggatgtagggactaaggggcttcatatttaataagagtcaaagacaacataacatctttttctatgtccaaccatacttctacattaaagacttaGTGGGGACTAAGACATATtactagctcaccctcaaaataagtgtcaagaaatgccttaataaaagtcttaatgttctacataacgtaagcttagaataaaaaagatGTTGTTTTCGaaccatgggaactcaccacaagcaatcttcaaactaattcgaGCTAGTCACGTGGAGGAGGCCGATGagcgacgtcggttcctacatggtgatatcatgtaggcaaaagtatgagttagtactttgaatgtactaagtatgtgagtatgctatgaaatgaagaacatatgGGAGACATGGgtaagaaatatgcataagtgaatgcatggattagatatcatcatatgaaatactaaaatattcattttgtgggaaagtgaccataaccgacatttaagaccatgcaagttattacatggaatccaacataatcccctacgctggcacagggagactacttgtcgggtagaactccctcaactttaacattctttaactttaacttaatTAGCTAATtatggatctactagcctaaatagcctacaagggctcctatggtggcacatagttagtGCAACACGaaactttacttaagaaccccttaggttaggtccccatctacatgctacattcggtggtAGGTCAAATTCCATGAAATAAcgtttatatatcataatatgataagcatttttataactttagacatcaaatcatcattggtggaataactcattaaaatttttgatttataatattatcatgactaccatgccctattaccgttctactaatgaaccttgatttataagaaaattaggtctacaatcagtgatggcattccgggtaccatgctaattggaccttctattttggaaaaatattcaaaagcattgacggcctatagggaggtcaaacatgtcatatcataactttaaacatttcatttgatccAATgtaagaattttcctttcacattgaaaccttactttggctaagaatccctttcattaataaattatttcataaagactccccttcataagcatttacttcataatattcattggagtcaaacttcatttcaactttactttatcataggaaactaggtgggttcatttcaaaaagactttcaaacacatttaaaggatacttgtatgcatgagagtgatatgaatgcatccaatcaaacatcttaaaaacaacccaccatatgcattttaaaactacctttcaaaccttcatataagaacatcgATAATCCAtccattttatgtaaataagaatcaacacaagtcaatataagtaaataaacttcaaatattcaagaatctattcgtttggaatcgtagtatgaaaatccttAAAAAcacatcacttgaaattaagtgtcaatatacatataaattaataggagtaaataaacttttaatataaccataatctatgcatgtGGAACTATCATGTGAaatccataagatttcatcatttaaaattgatatactaagttgagaaaacatttgggctccatgggtggaagaacccatgaatgaaaacccacataccttagattgaAGCTTTTAAGAGAGTTTGATTCTCGGTCTTCTATGAGGAGccttgagtcctttgagttttGATAGATAAATTAGAGGGGATGAtatgagagagaggaggatgaaatttaggattttttggaggtgaaagactgCAAAATTTGATCCCAAAACAttccaagttcgtatatatagatattaagtaattttcccaaaatatccctacaaaatctggaaaactggacaAGTCCGCGATAGCTCTGTGATACAGACATGTCTCGCACCTTTCTGAAtgacaaaaaaatgaaatctggaaaaattgtcAAAGTTCGCTGGAGGTCCGCAATACGGACTTATCGGAGACCTCTCTTTTCAACCAAGCATagcttttgactttgaactcagaaaaatacaatattggtggtgttggaaagaagactcaacgacctttaatttgataggttatgggacaTCCAATAGtaatattctaggagatatggtcatttaaagTTTACCCTTATACGAACACATTCGAAAAATTTAGCTGATTAAAATTCTTTGGAATCGGcttagtgttagagatcccttatgaccataaaacacatctaatactcttcaaatacttaggaatagatcctaactcatatatacaactaaaagtcGATGAGTTTGACCCTATACGCCTAAAAAGAATGGTTCGaatcttggcatagaaattttcgAGATGTTACAATATGttcctcttgggaacattcatccttgaatgagaatGACTAAcataaaaaggacatagcacgaggactagcaacccaacatatatatgataacacttgaaatgcatcaaacatgaaatctcTATACTGTagcataaatcataactttaaaattcaacttcatgaatatgtaTGCACATGAGGACTTAGGAAAACTTAAACATAGGAGACTTAAACACTTGAGCATGGATAACTTAGTTCCTTCGACTTGAGTAGAGTGAAAAATATAAGGGTAATGTTTCATTATATCCGTTttcacttcccatgtagcgctttcaacttgttgatttttcCAAATGAATTCTATGGATGGAACTTTcctgttcctcaatctcttgacatGCTGGTCTAGGAGTTTTAATCAAAACCTCTTCAAAGTTTAAATTATCAtcaacattcactatctccaaaggcacaatgaaCTTGGATttcccaaatattttctaaacatagacacatggaatactgAATGAACCGGGGCAAACTCAAATGACAAATCAAATTCATAGTCCACCTTACCAAAAAGCCTTAGGATCctatacctctataggaaaatctATCCCGGGAGTATTACCCCTTACTTCCATATTCCATAAACCTTGAGACCTAATAACGAAACACCCGATACATCCTATtcacccacatgccatcaataccacattcaagtctagttctataaccattctaatacactcaTTTGAATCCCTTAACGAGaggtcatcaatagcctactactaTCACCCATATACCTACAACCAcatattcaagcctaccattttaTTCACTTTATGACTCCCTTGAAGTCATAATTATTTAAGAATTTTCATTCCTACCTTAACATCTCTACATCCATATTTTCATTAACTCCTACCAAGAGGGCACCAATacactcttacctatctattgcacacaacAAGATCCCGTCTATCTCTTACTCTACGTCTATAGCATTACTTGGAATAAGCGTACTTCAATCATCATAATATGGAACACATACTTCttctctatctatcatgactTATCTAATATCATCAACAGCAGAACACATAACTGACCTTGATAACTAGGTAATCTaactcccccttgggaaaagacttctactttcttaTTTCCCACTAATTTATTCAACTTTGCCAATGATGGATCAAGGTATTGTTCGACTTAACATCTACTACCAAATACAATTCGGACCCAATTTGCACCACCATAATCAGAACCACTCAACCTCACCCCCAATATTGCAAACCGATGAACATCCCttacaactccctcttcctttcaccAACATGAGCCACGCTCCCCATAAATACCCTACTAAGTGCACCGGCCACACATTGGCCTTACCCAGATGagaatgcacactcatgtcataaaacTTATTAGCCACGAGAgtcgactcaagagaaggactttcggAGTTGACatctctaaccctcacaatatgataATTGCAATCCTTAGAAATCaattttcgggccttaagaaaGGAAATGAAATTTCCCTTTactactgaatcatgacccttccattcaagaataacatcaaaatctaccatgttaaGCTCAATGATATAACAAGGAATAATTTTGTGCAAGATAAAtacgggacaacccttatagattTTTTTACTCACAACAATCGACTCACTAATAGGGGTAGACACCAGCTAGTGTTCCAATAATATCATGGGATAtaaatcaaacctattagcaagaaatgtagcaacaacaacaaattgACATCGGGTCTAACAATGAATACGTTACAaaaatcaaaaacctttaaCTTACCAGTCCCAACATCGGGATAATACTCTAACTCCTGATGAATCTGAAAGGCATACAATATTTCTTGATGCTGACCGCCATCCGATGTAGTAGAACTTTGATTGGGATGACCTATAGTCTGGGCCAGAGCCTGAGGTCTAGTAACACTCCTACACTCTCTTGCATAATGACCTTGCTTTCCACACCTATAGCAAGCATCCAATCCTACTAAGCACTCTCTTCTATGGTTTTTCCCACAGTTGGAACACTTGGAAATAGTAGATATACTAAAACTACCACCAGTCTTGGATTGAGAAGCTCTACCTTCACATCGAGCATTCTTAGACTGACTCCCTTTTCTAGATGTCACTAGACAGTCCTTCTCCTTATGTCCACTTTTTCCATAACTATAACAACTCCCTTTGCCTTACAAGAACTCCTCTAGATGGTTTTTACCACACTTACCTCATGAAAGGAAGGACTTTTCCTTGCCATCACCTTTCCTAGAACAACGGCCAGACGTCTCCCTCTTTGACATCTTCTGATGGTTAAAGTCATTATCTCCAATATTACTCCCCTTTTTCACCCATTTACTTTTCTTAACATTCATGTTCACTGGAGTTACTTTGTGTTGGTTCAATTGAGTGGTCACAGCTCGAACTAACCATATGAGGGAATAATGAATCTCCGCATTAGAGATATCAACATTTGAGGATGGGTTATCAGAAATGGAATGGCTACCATCTCGACCCATCTTCTAGTTGCTTTTTTCTTGATGAGACATATTCTGAAACACATAGGGCACGTGTCAGAAAGTATCCTTATTGGGTTCAACTCAATTGCACACTGAGATCATGAAATAAGTGATGcttttcctaaaatgcctcatagcctcctattcatagatgtggtgcacttcacaccaatgaacaagactctactcgacaTGGTATATTAGACTCGAAGGGccatttcaaaacctcgagctctaataccaagtttgtctcTACTCGGGCCTAGggtctagacgtga
This window encodes:
- the LOC129884275 gene encoding uncharacterized protein LOC129884275, yielding MGRDNSRSIPDNPSSNVDISNSKIHYYLMWLVGAVTTQLNKHKVTPVNTNVKKRKCVKRGSNIGDNDFNHQKISNRETSSRCSRKGDGKENSFLSCGKCGKHNLEECLYDPGSCYSYGKSGHKEKDCPVASRKRRGECLVELDACYRCGKPGNYVRECRSGTRPQGLAQTIGHPDQSATTSDGGRYQERSYAF
- the LOC129884276 gene encoding uncharacterized protein LOC129884276, whose translation is MGRDGSHSISDNPSSNVDISNAEIHYSLIWLVRAVTTQLNQHKVTPVNMNVKKSKWVKKGSNIGDNDFNHQKMSKRETSGRCSRKGRASQSKTGGSFSISTISKCSNCGKNHRRECLVGLDACYRCGKQGHYARECRSVTRPQALAQTIGHPNQSSTTSDGGQHQEILYAFQIHQELEYYPDVGTGLIYIP